ATAATTGAAGAAGGAGAGAGATCAGCTATGCAATGGACTCTAATAAAGCCAAAGGCTTGGCTGCGCTGGTCTTTTTTTATTGTGGGCCTGATTCTGTTAGGCCTCGGAATATCAATGACTATGCAAGTGAAGGATTTTGGCATAGGACCGTGGGATGTACTGCACTATGGATTGTTCGTTCAATTTGGATTGACAGTAGGCACATGGTCGATCATCGCAGGTTTAACAATCGTTATCATTTCATCTATTGTATTAAAAAGTCTGCCGCAAATCGGCACGATATTAAATATGGTGTTAATCGGCCTGTTTATAGATTTATTTAATTTTTTATTAACAGAGCCTGAATGGATGGCAGGTAAGATTTTAGTATTTATATTAGGTACGCTGGTTACAGCTGCGGGAATAGGAGTGTACGTAGCTCCTAATATTGGCGCAGGTCCCCGCGACAGTTTAATGCTGGTATTAACAGATGCGTTACAATGGAAAGTTTCAACCGTCAGGAATGCGATAGAAATTACGGTGGCTGTTATAGGATGGCTCTTAGGAGGTCCAGTAGGGATCGGTACTGTATTCATCGCTTTATTTCTCGGCACACTTGTTGGTAAAACTCTGCCGCTTTCCAAAAAAATATTGGACTACTTAATAAAGAAGGGTGAAGGTTATGAAAATCTCAACAAAAGGACGTTACGGACTAACCATTATGATTGAGCTCGCAAGAAAGTATGGAGATGGTCCGATTTCTCTAAAACAAATCGCCAGAGATAATGACTTATCCGAGCATTACCTTGAGCAGCTGATCGCTCCATTGCGAAACGCGAGTCTTGTTAAGAGCGTCAGAGGAGCATATGGCGGGTATATGCTCACAAAAGCGCCTTATGAAATAACAGCAGGTGATGTGATCAGAATACTTGAAGGTCCGATTACACCTGTAGAAGGTATTGAAGATGAGGAACCGGCGAAACAGGCCCTTTGGAAAAGAGTCAGAGATGCTGTAAAAGACGTACTGGATACGACCACTCTTGAGGATTTAAAAGATCATGTCGATGATCAGACCCAGGATGCTTATATGTTCTATATTTAAAGGGGTGTAAAAAATGGAACCAATCTATCTGGATCATGCAGCAACTACACCAATAGACCCGAACGTGCTTGAAGCTATGGTGCCTGTTTATCAAGAGACGTTTGGCAACCCATCAAGCGTTCACCAGTTTGGTAGAAAAGCCAGAAAGCTTCTTGATGACGCCCGCCTTACAATAGCTAAGAGCCTACGTGCTAAGGAAAGAGAGATCATTTTTACAAGCGGCGGAACGGAAGCAGATAATTTAGCGATTATCGGAACGGCGATGGCTAATCAGCATAAAGGAAAGCACATCATTACAACTGCCGTAGAGCACCACGCTGTTTTGCATGCCGTCGAATATTTAGAAAAAGAAGGCTTTGAGGTTGATTACCTGCCAGTCAATGAAGCAGGGCAGATAAGGGTAAAAGATTTTCAATCCTTGCTTCGGGACGATACAATATTAGTAAGTATTATGATGGTTAATAATGAAACAGGAGTCATTCAGCCGATTGAGGAAATCGCGGCACTTACGGCTGATCATCAGGCGTATTTGCATTCGGATATTGTCCAGGCTTATGGACTGTTTTCTATAGATGTGGAGAAGCTTCCGATCGACTTACTGGCGGTTTCCAGCCATAAGATCAATGGTCCTAAAGGCATCGGATTTTTGTATGTAAGAGAAGGAACTTTGCTTCAGTCTCTTCAGCATGGGGGAGAACAGGAGCGTAAACGACGGGCAGGAACAGAAAATATTCCGGCTGCTGCAGGATTTGAACGTGCGGTCAAGCTTCTTATGGAAACGCGGACAGACAACATTAATCACTATAAAAAATTGAAACAAACATTTTTGGAAACGCTAGAAGAAGAGGTGGACTTTACAGTCAATGGCGATGAAGAAGTTACGGTGCCGACAATTGTAAATGTCAGTTTTCCAGGAATGAATGTAGAAACCTTATTAACGAATTTCGATTTATCCGGAATTGCAGCTTCAAGCGGCAGCGCCTGTACGGCAGGTTCTGTAGAGCCTTCCCATGTATTATCGGCGATGTATGGATCAGAGGACGAGCGAACGACAAATTCGATTCGTTTCAGCTTTGGTTCAGCGAATACGGAAGAGAATGTAGCAGAAGCTGCCAAGCGGGTCAGTCAAATCGTTAAAAGACTGAGCTAGGAAGGTGAGAGAGATGAAAGATCCTAAAGATACAAGAGTAGTAGTAGGGATGAGCGGAGGCGTTGATTCCTCTGTATCCGCACTGCTTTTAAAACAGCAGGGGTATGATGTCATCGGTATCTTTATGAAAAACTGGGATGATACTGATGAGAATGGAGTGTGTACGGCAACAGAAGATTATGAAGACGTGATTCGTGTATGCAACCAATTAGACATTCCATATTATGCTGTTAATTTTGAAAAACAATACTGGGATAAAGTGTTCACTTACTTTTTAGACGAGTATAAAGCGGGGAGAACGCCTAATCCTGATGTAATGTGTAACAAAGAAATTAAGTTTAAAGCCTTTTTGGACCATGCGATGTCCTTAGGAGCGGACTATTTAGCAACAGGTCACTACGCCCAAGTTAAAGAAATAGAGGGAACGTACCAGATGCTTCGAGGTGTTGACCGCAATAAAGATCAAACGTATTTCTTAAATCAGCTGTCCCAGGATGTACTAGCCAAAGTCATGTTCCCACTTGGGCATTTAGAGAAGAAAGAAGTTCGTAAAATTGCAGAAGAACATGATCTCGCTACTGCCAAGAAAAAAGACTCCACAGGCATCTGCTTTATTGGGGAGCGTAATTTCAAAGAATTCCTCAGTGAATATATCCCGGCACAGCCAGGAGAAATGCAGACATTAGAAGGAGAAGTCAAAGGCAGCCATGACGGTCTGATGTACTACACCCTCGGCCAGCGTCAAGGCTTAGGTATTGGCGGGGCAGGGGACCCTTGGTTTGTCGTCGGTAAAAACCTTGAGGAAAACGTTTTATATGTAGGACAAGGCTACCATCACGATGCCCTGTACTCAGACGGATTACTGGCCGTTGATGCAAACTGGACGAGCGGCACAGCTCCAAAATTATCTTTTGACTGCACGGCGAAGTTCCGCTATCGTCAGGAGGACAGTCCTGTGACCGTACATCTAAATGAAGATGGTTCTGTTAAAGTGACTTTTAAAGAACCAGAACGAGCGGTTACTCCAGGACAGGCCGTTGTTTTCTATGAGGGAGACGTCTGCTTGGGCGGGGCCACAATCGATCAAGTCATCAAAGAAAACAAGCCGCTTACTTATGTAGGATAGGCTTAAAGAATAGGGAGAAAATGGCCATGTCCATATGGTAGTGGACATGGCTTTTTTAGGAGGAATTTGAATGAATAAATTAGATCAAGCCATTGATTACATGCAGCAGCAAAACTTCGAAAAAGCAACTCAATTATTTACAGAAGCCATTGAGGAAAATCCGAAAGATCCTGTCGGTTATATTAACTTTGGTAATCTGCTTATTCACGTTAGCGAATTTGAAAGGGCTGAACGCTTTTTTAACAGAGCAATCGAGCTCGATGATAAAGCAGCGACTGCATACTATGGACTTGGGAACGTGTACTATGAGCAAGAAAAATATACGAAAGCTCAAACCCAGTTTCTGCAGGCTATTGAAAAAGGACTTGATGAAGCAGATGTGCACTTCATGATCGGCATGACATTTGTCCATCAGGACTATATGAAGCTCGCTCTTCCTTATTTACTCCGTGCAGCTGAACTTAACTCAGATGACGTGGATATTCAGTTTCAATACGGGCTGTGCCTAGCGCAAAATGGCCAGATAGAAGCAGCTGAAGAGGCAATGAAGACTGTGCTACAATTAGAAGAAACTCACAGTGACGCTTATTATAATTTAGGGGTTGCAGCCCTCCACCGCGAGGATGCAGCAGCTGCTCTTGAATACTTTAACAAAGCCTTAGAAAATAACTCAGAGCATATGCTGGCAGCTCACGCTAAAGCACAAGTAGAGCATGCCTTAGGCGAAGAATAATTTAAAGGGGAACATGAAGTCATGGAAGAACATACGCTTTTTTCAACGTCCGGCGAAGAAGAAAAGCCTTTTATTAAAGGACAATTAAATCGCATGATTTTTCATAAGGAGTCGGAGCTTTTCTCCATCGCTTTAATTCAAATTACGGAATCCAGTGAAGAGGTTGAGGAGAAAAGTATTGTTATTAAAGGACATTTTCCTCCACTTGAGGAAGGGGAAACGTATGTTTTTTATGGGGATTTCCAGAACCACAAAAAATTCGGCCGGCAGTATCAAGTGAACTTCTATCAGCGCATTATGCCTGAAACTAAAGATGGCATTACGGCCTATCTTTCCAGTGATTTATTCCATGGCATCGGAAAGAAAACAGCTGAGCGGATTGTCGACGTATTAGGTGAACAGGCGATATCCATGATTTTAAAAGACCCGGATGTTTTGGATCGTGTTCCTAAGCTGGCTAAAGAAAAGAAAAAGCAACTGCGCGATGCACTTCTTGAACACCAGGGCTTTGAGCATGTCATGATTCACCTTAATAAATACGGGTTTGGACTGAAGCTGTCGCAAAAAATCTATCAGGCTTTTAAAGATCAGACGTTAAGCATAATTGAAGAAGATCCTTACCAGCTCGTATTTGAAGTAGAAGGTTTTGGTTTTCACCGTGCTGATGAAATGGCCAAGGTTCAGAAACTTCCTGAAGATCACCCGACAAGGCTGCGGGCCGCCAGTCTATATATCTTGCAGCAGAGCTTATCGGCAGGACATGTGTATCTGCCGACAGAGGTATGTCTTACACAAGCGGAATCTTTATTAAATCGCGGCGGCGCTTCCGCTGAAGTTACATTTGAACAGCTGTCTCAGCAGGTTATTCAATTAGCTGAAAACCGCTATGTTTTTATTGAAGACGACCGCATTTATCTGCCGTCCTTATACCACGCGGAAAATGGTTTTTGCCATCAGCTCGAGAGAATTACTTCCGAGGAGCTTGAAGTCGAATTTACACAGGCCGATTTAATGAAAATCATTGGAGATATCGAAGAAAAAGAATCGATCAGCTACGGAGAGGATCAGTTTAATGCGATTGAAAAAGCTTTACATTCAAAAGCTATGATTCTAACCGGAGGACCGGGCACAGGAAAAACAACGGTTATTAAAGGGATTATTCAAGCTTATGCCGAGCTTAATGACGTTTCGATCGATCCTAAGGATTTTGAGCAGGGCGACCCTTTTCCTTTTATTCTCGTGGCTCCTACAGGCAGGGCGGCCAAGCGGATGACCGAATCAACGGGTCTTCCTGCCAGCACGATTCATCGGCTGTTAGGCTGGGATGGACATGAAACGTTTGATAAGAACCAGAATAACCAGTTAGAGGGCGAGATTTTGATAATCGATGAGTTCTCTATGGTGGATATGTGGCTCGCTAATCAGCTGTTTAGGGCGATCCCTTCCAATATGCAGGTGCTGATCGTTGGGGATGAAGATCAGCTGCCTTCTGTTGGACCGGGCCAGGTACTTTCTGATCTATTGAAGTCGCAGTATATTCCTTTGATTAACCTAACAGAAGTTTACCGGCAAAAAGAAGGATCTAAAATTATTCAGCTCGCCCATGAAATCAAAAATGATGAATGCACGATCGACTCATTAACAAAAGATCATGATTTTAATTTTATTCCAGCCGGCGAACATCAGATTAAAGAGCTGGTCACCAACATTGTGAAAAAAGCGCTGGACAAAGGGATTGATCTTCGAGAGGTACAGGTTTTGGCGCCGATGTATCGAACGGATGTCGGTATCCATCAATTGAATGAGGAAATACAGAAGGCTGTAAACCCTAAAAGCAAGCAGAAGCGCAACATCACTTTTAAAGAAGTGACTTACCGGAAAGGCGATAAGGTCATACAGTTAGTCAACCAGCCGGAAGATGGTGTTTATAACGGGGATATTGGAGAAATTGCTGCGATCTTCAGGGCGGAAGAAAACGTCGATCAGGTTGAACAGGTCGTTGTAGAATATGACAATAAAGAAGTTGTCTATCCGAAGAAAGATTTAAATAATATAATGCATGCTTACTGTACGTCTATTCATAAATCGCAGGGCAGTGAGTTTTCGATCGTTATTCTCCCGGTGGTTAGAGGCTACCGGAGGATGCTTCGTAAGAATCTCCTTTATACCGCGATTACAAGATCCAAGCATTCCCTTATTATCTGCGGAGACCAGCAGGCGTTTTTAGAAGGGGTCAGGACAACAGATACTAATCTCAGGTATACCCAGCTTGCGGAGAAACTTCAAAAAGAAGAGATGCCGACAGTTGAGGAAGAGGAAGATCTATCACCTTATGACTTTATGTAATGTATAATTTGGAAATCATAGGGTTAGACTAGCAGACAAAAAGGAGTCTGCCCTTATGAAATGTCCAAATTGCCAAGGGAAAAACTTGGGCCGCATCGGAAATGATCAGTATTACTGCTGGACTTGCTGCATAGAGCTTTCAGTCAATAAAGGGAAGATTGATGTGCATCAAATTGAGGAAGACGGCAGCTTGAGCTCTTTAAATGATTTATTTTACCAGTCAGGGTCATAAATGAATAAAACACTAGTCAAGTGGGGGATGCGAATATCCATATTTTTCGTAATCCTGCTTATGCTGCTCTTCCTTGCCTGGTTATTTCCTTATTACGATCATGTCGTACTTTTGATTTGCAGGATCATTACCCCTTTTTTAATTGCTATTGTTATTGCCATGCTTTTGCATCCCGTAGTGGAATATTTGCATCACTTAGGGCTTAACCGTGTACTTGCCATTTTCCTTATC
This window of the Halobacillus sp. Marseille-Q1614 genome carries:
- a CDS encoding cysteine desulfurase family protein, with product MEPIYLDHAATTPIDPNVLEAMVPVYQETFGNPSSVHQFGRKARKLLDDARLTIAKSLRAKEREIIFTSGGTEADNLAIIGTAMANQHKGKHIITTAVEHHAVLHAVEYLEKEGFEVDYLPVNEAGQIRVKDFQSLLRDDTILVSIMMVNNETGVIQPIEEIAALTADHQAYLHSDIVQAYGLFSIDVEKLPIDLLAVSSHKINGPKGIGFLYVREGTLLQSLQHGGEQERKRRAGTENIPAAAGFERAVKLLMETRTDNINHYKKLKQTFLETLEEEVDFTVNGDEEVTVPTIVNVSFPGMNVETLLTNFDLSGIAASSGSACTAGSVEPSHVLSAMYGSEDERTTNSIRFSFGSANTEENVAEAAKRVSQIVKRLS
- the mnmA gene encoding tRNA 2-thiouridine(34) synthase MnmA, which gives rise to MKDPKDTRVVVGMSGGVDSSVSALLLKQQGYDVIGIFMKNWDDTDENGVCTATEDYEDVIRVCNQLDIPYYAVNFEKQYWDKVFTYFLDEYKAGRTPNPDVMCNKEIKFKAFLDHAMSLGADYLATGHYAQVKEIEGTYQMLRGVDRNKDQTYFLNQLSQDVLAKVMFPLGHLEKKEVRKIAEEHDLATAKKKDSTGICFIGERNFKEFLSEYIPAQPGEMQTLEGEVKGSHDGLMYYTLGQRQGLGIGGAGDPWFVVGKNLEENVLYVGQGYHHDALYSDGLLAVDANWTSGTAPKLSFDCTAKFRYRQEDSPVTVHLNEDGSVKVTFKEPERAVTPGQAVVFYEGDVCLGGATIDQVIKENKPLTYVG
- the cymR gene encoding cysteine metabolism transcriptional regulator CymR, with amino-acid sequence MKISTKGRYGLTIMIELARKYGDGPISLKQIARDNDLSEHYLEQLIAPLRNASLVKSVRGAYGGYMLTKAPYEITAGDVIRILEGPITPVEGIEDEEPAKQALWKRVRDAVKDVLDTTTLEDLKDHVDDQTQDAYMFYI
- a CDS encoding YitT family protein, translated to MQWTLIKPKAWLRWSFFIVGLILLGLGISMTMQVKDFGIGPWDVLHYGLFVQFGLTVGTWSIIAGLTIVIISSIVLKSLPQIGTILNMVLIGLFIDLFNFLLTEPEWMAGKILVFILGTLVTAAGIGVYVAPNIGAGPRDSLMLVLTDALQWKVSTVRNAIEITVAVIGWLLGGPVGIGTVFIALFLGTLVGKTLPLSKKILDYLIKKGEGYENLNKRTLRTNHYD
- a CDS encoding ATP-dependent RecD-like DNA helicase; translated protein: MEEHTLFSTSGEEEKPFIKGQLNRMIFHKESELFSIALIQITESSEEVEEKSIVIKGHFPPLEEGETYVFYGDFQNHKKFGRQYQVNFYQRIMPETKDGITAYLSSDLFHGIGKKTAERIVDVLGEQAISMILKDPDVLDRVPKLAKEKKKQLRDALLEHQGFEHVMIHLNKYGFGLKLSQKIYQAFKDQTLSIIEEDPYQLVFEVEGFGFHRADEMAKVQKLPEDHPTRLRAASLYILQQSLSAGHVYLPTEVCLTQAESLLNRGGASAEVTFEQLSQQVIQLAENRYVFIEDDRIYLPSLYHAENGFCHQLERITSEELEVEFTQADLMKIIGDIEEKESISYGEDQFNAIEKALHSKAMILTGGPGTGKTTVIKGIIQAYAELNDVSIDPKDFEQGDPFPFILVAPTGRAAKRMTESTGLPASTIHRLLGWDGHETFDKNQNNQLEGEILIIDEFSMVDMWLANQLFRAIPSNMQVLIVGDEDQLPSVGPGQVLSDLLKSQYIPLINLTEVYRQKEGSKIIQLAHEIKNDECTIDSLTKDHDFNFIPAGEHQIKELVTNIVKKALDKGIDLREVQVLAPMYRTDVGIHQLNEEIQKAVNPKSKQKRNITFKEVTYRKGDKVIQLVNQPEDGVYNGDIGEIAAIFRAEENVDQVEQVVVEYDNKEVVYPKKDLNNIMHAYCTSIHKSQGSEFSIVILPVVRGYRRMLRKNLLYTAITRSKHSLIICGDQQAFLEGVRTTDTNLRYTQLAEKLQKEEMPTVEEEEDLSPYDFM
- a CDS encoding lipopolysaccharide assembly protein LapB yields the protein MNKLDQAIDYMQQQNFEKATQLFTEAIEENPKDPVGYINFGNLLIHVSEFERAERFFNRAIELDDKAATAYYGLGNVYYEQEKYTKAQTQFLQAIEKGLDEADVHFMIGMTFVHQDYMKLALPYLLRAAELNSDDVDIQFQYGLCLAQNGQIEAAEEAMKTVLQLEETHSDAYYNLGVAALHREDAAAALEYFNKALENNSEHMLAAHAKAQVEHALGEE